In a single window of the Cuculus canorus isolate bCucCan1 chromosome 25, bCucCan1.pri, whole genome shotgun sequence genome:
- the LOC104054720 gene encoding feather keratin 3: MSCYNPCLPCQPCGPTPLANSCNECCVRQCQDSTVVIEPSPVVVTLPGPILSSFPQNTVVGSSTSAAVGSILSDAGVPINSGGFGLSGLSGFGGRYCGRRCFPC, translated from the coding sequence atgtcctgctacAACCCatgcctgccctgccagccctgcggcccaACCCCACTGGCCAACAGCTGCAATGAGTGCTGTGTCcggcagtgccaggactccaCCGTTGTCATCGAGCCTTCTCCAGTGGTGGTGACTctgcccggacccatcctcagctccttcccacagaacacCGTCGTGGGATCCTCCACCtccgctgctgttggcagcatcctcagtgaTGCGGGAGTGCCCATCAACTCCGGGGGCTTTGGCCTCTCCGGCTTGTCTGGCTTCGGCGGCCGCTACTGTGGCAGGAGATGCTTCCCCTGCTAA